The Deinococcus koreensis genome window below encodes:
- a CDS encoding DUF423 domain-containing protein — protein MRPFPTLQAGALLAALAVALGAFGAHALRARLSPDMLANFETGARYLMYAALALIALGSQVSRARGPLCLLTGALIFCGSLLILALTGRTWLGAVTPIGGALMIGGFVLAALDARAAAPSSS, from the coding sequence ATGCGTCCTTTTCCCACCCTGCAGGCTGGAGCCCTTCTGGCCGCGCTGGCCGTCGCCCTGGGGGCCTTCGGGGCCCACGCGCTCCGGGCCCGGCTCTCCCCCGACATGCTCGCCAACTTCGAGACCGGCGCCCGCTACCTGATGTACGCCGCCCTGGCCCTGATCGCGCTGGGTTCGCAGGTCAGCCGGGCGCGCGGCCCGCTGTGCCTGCTGACAGGCGCCCTGATCTTCTGCGGCTCGCTGCTGATCCTCGCCCTGACCGGCAGGACGTGGCTGGGCGCGGTCACCCCCATCGGCGGCGCGCTGATGATCGGGGGCTTCGTGCTCGCGGCGCTGGATGCCCGCGCGGCCGCCCCCTCGTCTTCATAA
- the mraZ gene encoding division/cell wall cluster transcriptional repressor MraZ produces MPFGEYPYTIDDKGRVVMPPPFREFVEDGMILTRGMEGCLYVFPLASWRRVEEQLEGLPLTDAESRSFVRFFYSGANKARLDNQSRVSIPQTLRSFAALDGDVIVAGAPGRLELWSPPRWEAAISAVQDNPPKPDLLVNFVA; encoded by the coding sequence TTGCCGTTCGGAGAGTACCCGTACACCATCGACGACAAGGGACGTGTGGTCATGCCACCGCCGTTCCGCGAATTCGTGGAAGACGGGATGATCCTCACGCGCGGCATGGAAGGCTGCCTGTACGTGTTTCCGCTCGCCAGCTGGCGCCGGGTGGAAGAGCAGCTCGAGGGCCTGCCGCTGACCGACGCCGAGTCGCGCTCCTTCGTGCGCTTCTTCTATTCCGGGGCGAACAAGGCCCGCCTGGACAACCAGAGCCGGGTCTCCATCCCGCAGACCCTGCGCTCGTTCGCCGCGCTGGACGGCGACGTGATCGTGGCGGGCGCGCCGGGCCGGCTGGAACTCTGGAGCCCGCCGCGCTGGGAAGCCGCCATCAGCGCCGTGCAGGACAACCCGCCCAAACCCGACCTCCTCGTGAACTTCGTGGCCTGA
- the rsmH gene encoding 16S rRNA (cytosine(1402)-N(4))-methyltransferase RsmH, with the protein MTDPTSPTPLIHTPVLAQEVLDALQPAPGKVFVDGTLGGAGHTRLLLGAGAAVYGIDQDPFALNRAREVGLGGLTVLEGNYRDMPALLAAAGVSAVDGVLLDIGVSSFQLDDTQRGFSYHTEAPLDMRMSQAGESAADVVNGYPEEEIAAIIYEYGEDRLSRRIARAIVYARERSPIETTVQLADIIKRAYPGFSKGIHPARRSFQALRIHVNDELGALRDGLSGAVELLRPGGRLAVISFHSLEDRIVKRFVQGHPALRPLTKRPVIAGEAEQETNPRARSAKLRAAEKLEVGTSARSSDGEDTALDGPPPRGSRSQGTEESA; encoded by the coding sequence ATGACCGATCCCACTTCCCCCACCCCCCTGATCCACACGCCTGTGCTCGCCCAGGAGGTGCTGGACGCCCTGCAACCGGCCCCCGGCAAGGTCTTCGTGGACGGCACGCTGGGCGGCGCCGGGCACACCCGCCTGCTGCTGGGGGCCGGCGCCGCCGTGTACGGCATCGACCAGGATCCCTTCGCCCTGAACCGCGCCCGCGAGGTGGGGCTAGGCGGCCTGACCGTGCTGGAGGGCAACTACCGCGACATGCCTGCCCTGCTGGCCGCAGCCGGGGTGAGTGCGGTGGACGGCGTGCTGCTGGACATCGGGGTCAGCTCCTTCCAGCTCGACGACACCCAGCGGGGCTTTTCCTACCACACCGAGGCGCCGCTGGACATGCGGATGAGCCAGGCGGGCGAGAGTGCGGCCGACGTGGTGAACGGGTACCCGGAGGAGGAGATCGCGGCGATCATCTACGAGTACGGCGAAGACCGGCTCTCGCGCCGGATCGCGCGGGCCATCGTGTACGCCCGCGAGAGATCTCCCATCGAGACCACCGTGCAGCTCGCCGACATCATCAAGCGCGCGTATCCGGGCTTCAGCAAGGGCATCCATCCGGCCCGGCGCTCCTTCCAGGCCCTGCGGATCCACGTCAACGACGAGCTGGGCGCCCTGCGCGACGGCCTGAGCGGCGCCGTGGAGCTGCTCAGGCCGGGCGGCCGGCTCGCGGTCATCTCCTTCCACTCGCTCGAAGACCGCATCGTGAAGCGCTTCGTGCAGGGCCACCCGGCGCTGCGCCCGCTGACCAAACGCCCGGTGATCGCCGGCGAGGCCGAGCAGGAGACCAACCCCCGCGCCCGCAGCGCCAAACTGCGCGCCGCCGAGAAGCTGGAGGTGGGCACGTCAGCCCGTTCCAGCGACGGAGAGGACACCGCTCTGGACGGCCCCCCGCCCAGGGGCTCCCGGAGCCAGGGGACGGAGGAGAGCGCGTGA
- a CDS encoding peptidoglycan D,D-transpeptidase FtsI family protein, giving the protein MEVKIRNRSRLMQLLALVMFLTLVWAYAQLEWGMPQGVKRSVVQARGTILSSDGKVLARSVNGKRIYPQGKLAGQVVGMMGETEGLEGLEFAYNRSLETGQNLTLTIDTGVQAAAEAALARAVPAHQAEYGSVVVLETRTGRVLAAASYPPFDPNNWRTFDQGDRRNRPFLDVFEPGSTIKGLVVAAALNEGLTTPTTQYDTPMRRYIGGRWGSTINDAVDHPPTLNTQGVLRYSSNVGMSHVVERFSNEKLRSYLTQYGFGTYVDMPVVSTAKGKLQPLRKWDDLVRTTNAFGQGMSSTVLQLASGYNVLANDGLYLSPRLVEGSGGTDRHAVLRPEVARTTRTMLQAVIEEGIPGKAGIKGYELAGKTGTAQVVIDRKYSSTIYDSVFAGFFPADAPRVTVAVMVHGAKFEHHGSQLAAPIFRDIAAQVLSSWGAVPTQATAAQPASDRP; this is encoded by the coding sequence GTGGAAGTAAAGATACGCAACCGTTCCCGCCTGATGCAGCTGCTGGCCCTGGTCATGTTCCTGACCCTGGTCTGGGCCTACGCGCAGCTGGAATGGGGGATGCCGCAGGGGGTCAAGCGCAGTGTGGTGCAGGCCCGGGGCACCATCCTCAGCTCGGACGGCAAGGTGCTCGCCCGCAGCGTGAACGGCAAACGGATCTATCCACAGGGCAAGCTGGCGGGTCAGGTCGTGGGCATGATGGGCGAGACCGAGGGGCTGGAGGGCCTGGAATTCGCCTATAACCGCTCGCTGGAAACCGGCCAGAACCTGACCCTGACCATCGACACCGGGGTTCAGGCTGCGGCCGAGGCTGCCCTGGCCCGCGCGGTGCCGGCGCATCAGGCCGAGTACGGCTCGGTGGTCGTGCTGGAGACGCGCACGGGCCGGGTGCTGGCGGCCGCGAGCTACCCACCCTTCGATCCGAACAACTGGCGCACCTTCGACCAGGGCGACCGCCGCAACCGGCCGTTCCTGGACGTCTTCGAACCCGGCTCGACCATCAAGGGTCTGGTGGTCGCCGCCGCACTGAACGAGGGCCTGACCACGCCCACCACCCAGTACGACACCCCGATGCGCCGTTATATCGGCGGGCGCTGGGGCAGCACCATCAACGACGCCGTGGATCACCCCCCTACCCTGAACACCCAGGGCGTGCTGCGCTACAGCAGCAACGTGGGTATGAGCCACGTGGTCGAGCGCTTCTCCAACGAGAAGCTGCGGAGCTACCTCACGCAGTACGGCTTCGGCACCTACGTGGACATGCCGGTCGTGTCCACCGCCAAGGGGAAGCTGCAACCCCTGAGAAAATGGGACGATCTGGTACGCACCACCAACGCGTTCGGGCAGGGCATGAGTTCCACGGTGCTGCAACTGGCGTCGGGCTACAACGTGCTCGCCAACGACGGCCTGTACCTCTCGCCCCGGCTGGTGGAGGGCAGCGGGGGCACCGACCGTCACGCCGTTCTGCGCCCGGAGGTGGCGCGCACGACCCGCACCATGCTCCAGGCCGTCATCGAAGAGGGCATTCCCGGAAAAGCCGGCATCAAGGGCTACGAACTTGCCGGCAAGACGGGCACGGCCCAGGTGGTCATCGACCGGAAGTACTCCTCGACCATCTACGACAGCGTCTTCGCCGGCTTCTTCCCGGCCGATGCCCCCAGGGTGACGGTGGCTGTGATGGTACATGGCGCGAAATTCGAGCACCACGGCTCACAGCTGGCCGCCCCGATCTTCCGGGATATCGCCGCCCAGGTCTTGTCGAGCTGGGGCGCGGTTCCCACCCAGGCGACTGCCGCCCAGCCGGCCTCCGACAGGCCATGA